From Deinococcus aquaticus, one genomic window encodes:
- the bshC gene encoding bacillithiol biosynthesis cysteine-adding enzyme BshC encodes MARNAGAEFRKGGMQEYFRLPAGALEQARAETRGDVDRAALAEALRAYHRDLGTLDAHAKAALERLEHPASRVVVTGQQAGALTGPAYSVHKAADAALLARQEDREDAPVVAVYWIASQDHDAAEVAGTTLLDLAERLHRLNLDVPQGLPVGRVPWRAEWTAQVHALLDAFDAPAAHVAAVRARFDRAVSGPEGAGSYADVFARLIHGLLAPAGLLVLDPLHPALAALMTPTLARELERPLASSEAIEAAAARLEADGFVPQLRRPAGATNLFLEEDDGQRRLLRFDGRTFRTDHAAYSRADLLAVLAGDPSRITPAAGLRPAVQDALLPTLAFVVGPGEIAYGAQLRDVYPLHGLGQPLLWPRLSVTWIEPNVRRLLTRLNATAAQVQADPEGVLGRALAAERGAAAASTERLAALDADLLALTGELAALDPTLHGAAQRTRTRTTARVAHLQTLATHALARAENDRSGQLTRLKAHLLPNGVPQEREMNFLTFLLKHGDTPLRQLLDLPAGWQGELDIP; translated from the coding sequence ATGGCGCGGAACGCAGGAGCGGAATTCAGGAAGGGTGGCATGCAGGAGTACTTCCGCCTGCCGGCAGGGGCGCTGGAACAGGCGCGCGCAGAGACTCGCGGTGACGTGGACCGCGCCGCGCTGGCAGAGGCCCTGCGCGCGTACCACCGCGACCTGGGCACGCTGGACGCACACGCGAAGGCAGCGCTGGAACGACTGGAGCACCCGGCGTCCCGCGTGGTCGTGACCGGGCAGCAGGCGGGCGCCCTGACCGGCCCGGCGTACTCGGTGCACAAGGCGGCCGACGCGGCGCTGCTGGCCCGCCAGGAGGACCGGGAGGACGCCCCGGTGGTGGCCGTGTACTGGATTGCCAGTCAGGATCACGACGCCGCCGAGGTGGCGGGCACCACCCTGCTGGACCTCGCGGAGCGCCTGCACCGCCTGAACCTGGACGTGCCGCAGGGCCTGCCGGTCGGCCGCGTACCGTGGCGCGCGGAGTGGACGGCGCAGGTTCACGCGCTGCTGGACGCCTTCGACGCACCTGCCGCGCACGTGGCGGCCGTCCGCGCCCGCTTCGACCGGGCCGTGAGCGGTCCGGAAGGCGCCGGCAGTTACGCCGACGTGTTCGCCCGCCTGATTCACGGCCTGCTGGCCCCGGCCGGACTGCTGGTCCTGGACCCGCTGCACCCCGCCCTGGCCGCGCTGATGACCCCCACGCTGGCCCGCGAACTGGAACGCCCCCTGGCGTCCAGTGAGGCCATCGAGGCGGCCGCCGCCCGCCTGGAAGCCGACGGGTTCGTGCCGCAACTGCGCCGCCCGGCCGGGGCGACCAACCTGTTCCTGGAAGAGGACGACGGGCAGCGCCGCCTGCTGCGCTTCGACGGCCGCACCTTCCGCACCGACCACGCCGCGTACTCGCGCGCGGACCTGCTGGCGGTGCTGGCGGGCGATCCCAGCCGGATCACGCCCGCCGCTGGCCTGCGCCCGGCCGTGCAGGACGCGCTGCTGCCCACCCTGGCCTTCGTGGTCGGGCCGGGCGAGATCGCGTACGGCGCGCAGCTGCGGGACGTGTACCCGCTGCACGGGCTGGGGCAGCCGCTGCTGTGGCCACGCCTGAGCGTCACGTGGATCGAACCGAACGTGCGCCGCCTCCTGACGCGCCTGAACGCCACGGCCGCGCAGGTGCAGGCCGACCCGGAAGGCGTGCTGGGCCGCGCGCTGGCCGCCGAGCGGGGTGCGGCCGCCGCCAGCACCGAGCGACTGGCCGCGCTGGACGCCGACCTGCTCGCCCTGACCGGGGAACTCGCCGCGCTGGACCCCACCCTGCACGGCGCAGCGCAGCGCACCCGCACCCGCACCACCGCGCGCGTCGCGCACCTGCAGACGCTCGCCACGCACGCCCTGGCCCGCGCCGAGAACGACCGCAGCGGCCAGCTGACCCGCCTGAAAGCCCACCTGCTCCCGAACGGCGTGCCCCAGGAACGCGAGATGAACTTCCTGACCTTCCTGCTCAAGCACGGCGACACGCCCCTGCGCCAGCTGCTGGACCTCCCGGCCGGCTGGCAGGGCGAACTCGACATTCCCTGA
- the ftsY gene encoding signal recognition particle-docking protein FtsY — protein MSWLERLRDGLSKTRQQINDTAGFLGQDVRDVVTNRLDTIEDLEYALIAADVGRAATEDILEDIRRAEGKDLQQALMDALTLQLEPDARRAEFRKLGFAPDARRTSVDPRGHVVMVIGVNGVGKTTTIAKLGQYYMNRGKSVMFAAGDTFRAAAGAQLGEWGERLGIPVVQGTDGGDPAAVAFDGASARAARGTDLLFIDTAGRLHNKHNLMEELKKVRRVVEKADPAEPSETWLVLDAVTGQNGLQQAKKFHEATPLTGVIVTKLDGTAKGGILVAIVRELGVPIKFIGVGEQADDLQPFDSQEFVRALFDVNIPRE, from the coding sequence GTGAGCTGGCTCGAACGCCTGCGCGACGGGCTCAGCAAGACCCGCCAGCAGATCAACGACACCGCCGGCTTCCTCGGACAGGACGTCCGGGACGTCGTTACCAACCGCCTCGACACCATCGAGGACCTCGAGTACGCCCTGATCGCCGCCGACGTGGGCCGCGCCGCCACCGAGGACATCCTCGAGGACATCCGCCGCGCCGAGGGCAAGGACCTCCAGCAGGCCCTGATGGACGCCCTGACCCTGCAGCTCGAACCCGACGCCCGCCGCGCCGAATTCCGCAAGCTCGGCTTCGCGCCCGACGCGCGGCGCACCAGCGTCGACCCCAGGGGGCACGTGGTCATGGTCATCGGCGTGAACGGCGTCGGCAAGACCACCACCATCGCCAAACTCGGCCAGTACTACATGAACCGCGGCAAGAGCGTCATGTTCGCCGCCGGGGACACCTTCCGCGCCGCCGCCGGCGCGCAACTCGGCGAGTGGGGCGAACGCCTCGGCATTCCCGTCGTGCAGGGCACCGACGGGGGTGACCCCGCCGCCGTCGCCTTCGACGGAGCCAGCGCCCGCGCCGCGCGCGGTACCGACCTGCTGTTCATCGACACTGCCGGCCGCCTGCATAACAAGCACAACCTGATGGAAGAACTCAAGAAGGTCCGCCGCGTCGTCGAGAAGGCCGACCCCGCCGAACCCTCCGAGACGTGGCTAGTCCTGGACGCCGTCACCGGCCAGAACGGCCTGCAACAGGCCAAGAAATTCCACGAGGCCACCCCCCTGACCGGCGTGATCGTCACGAAACTCGACGGCACGGCCAAGGGCGGCATCCTGGTCGCCATCGTCCGCGAACTCGGCGTGCCCATCAAGTTCATCGGCGTGGGCGAACAGGCCGACGACCTGCAACCCTTTGACAGCCAGGAATTCGTGCGCGCCCTGTTCGACGTGAACATCCCGCGCGAGTAG